A stretch of the Excalfactoria chinensis isolate bCotChi1 chromosome 25, bCotChi1.hap2, whole genome shotgun sequence genome encodes the following:
- the NCAPH gene encoding condensin complex subunit 2, whose translation MRAATPRRGGGEPVEALASRSLSGPATPTLVECPGNDDERERRQRRRSRVVDLQLGGTESPLSLCSPTLRQADASLPALSGWTNAQISEHYAACIKLSAENKINTKNVFGLHLIDYMTDILKQKDSELINFKMAAGTIDASAKIYAIRVDAVHADAYKVLGGLGKESAPTKDVGSPEEEEDSTASKKVQTKKKHSFKTIEQNLNNINVTEANRRCEVDPMFQKTAASFDECSTAGIFLTSLRTQSCHSELLFDSKIAPLPSSETLVLPNSDPVNVTDLKVLLEKCVLKRPIYSTLADFQFMKWDAESHEESVSALLDKFKKSDQVFDINAERDSDVEDDVPALSDDDFNADSPGSIAAERIGEFAGDKSLAVVHESSKRADAVSFGEGDIGTMCLHLSMKPGEYSYFSPRILSMWAGPEHWHFKPRHKSSVNSEKENKKKAKKAFEVNFDEDIDFETYFRKTKAALTLSKSILENQNVKSTTLPADFNYNPNNLVQLFLKPAAKLFRLPEAGSSLDHEDEIGEYDYSNPNDTSNFCPAAQAADSDDDNEPVQFMGQTEFNITSQPEGQDHELNGIDGVDITMYGELNLIAEPQKVSKIAIQYAKTAKKMDMKRLKQSMWDLLADIQKNSVAQIEDVEKQSDMSVVMGEKAFSSVTKELLHRLPSVMAKNLSVPLAFACLLHLANEKNLKLNGMEDLSDIIVKQGD comes from the exons ATGAGGGCCGCGACCCCGCggaggggcggcggggagcCGGTCGAGGCTTTGGCGTCGCGTTCTCTCAGCGGCCCGGCCACCCCCACGCTGGTCGAGTGTCCCGGGAACGACGATGAGAGGGAAAGGCGGCAACGGCGGCGCTCGCGGGTGGTGGATCTGCAGCTCGGCGGCACCGAGTCACCGCTCAGTCTCTGCTCCCCGACGCTCAG GCAGGCGGACGCGTCGCTGCCGGCTCTATCGGGATGGACGAACGCGCAGATCTCGGAGCATTACGCCGCCTGCATCAAACTGTCCGCTGAGAAC AAAATCAACACCAAGAATGTTTTTGGCTTACATCTGATAGACTACATGACAGATATACTGAAACAGAAGGACTCCGAGCTGATCAACTTCAAG aTGGCAGCTGGCACCATCGATGCCAGTGCGAAGATCTACGCCATACGTGTGGATGCGGTCCATGCTGATGCATACAAAGTTCTTGGAGGCTTAGGCAAGGAGTCTGCACCCACTAAAGATGTGGGCAGCCCAGAGGAAG agGAAGACAGTACAGCTTCCAAGAAAgttcaaacaaagaaaaaacactccTTCAAAACGATTGAACAGAACTTGAACAACATCAATGTGACAGAGGCCAATCGGAGATGTGAG GTTGACCCCATGTtccagaaaacagcagcatcttttgatgaatgcagcacagctggcatcTTCCTCACCAGCCTACGTACACAGAGCTGTCACAGTGAGCTCCTTTTTGACTCCAAGATCGCGCCTCTCCCATCTTCGGAAACCCTTGTTCTGCCCAACAGCGATCCTGTGAATGTGACAGATTTGAAGG TGCTGCTAGAAAAGTGTGTTTTAAAACGCCCCATTTATTCTACGCTGGCTGATTTCCAGTTCATGAAGTGGGATGCTGAATCCCATGAGGAG TCAGTATCAGCCCTGCTGGATAAGTTTAAGAAGAGCGACCAAGTATTCGATATCAATGCAGAAAGGGACAGTGATGTGGAAGATGATGTTCCTGCCCTGTCAGATGATGACTTCAATGCGGACTCCCCCGGGAGTATAGCAGCAGAAAGGATTGGGGAATTTGCAGGAGACAAATCCCTTGCAGTAGTCCATGAGAGCAGCAAGAG AGCTGATGCGGTTTCTTTTGGAGAAGGAGACATTGGGACCATGTGCCTTCATCTGTCCATGAAACCAGGGGAATACTCCTACTTCAGCCCCCGAATTCTGTCAATGTGGGCTGGCCCGGAGCACTGGCACTTCAAACCTCGAcacaaat caagTGTGAACTCtgagaaagagaacaagaagaaggcaaagaaagcatttgaagTGAACTTTGATGAGGATATTGACTTTGAGACCTATTTCCGTAAGACGAAG gctgctttAACTCTGAGCAAATCCATTCTGGAAAACCAGAACGTGAAGAGCACCACGCTTCCTGCAGACTTCAACTACAACCCCAACAACCTTGTCCAGCTGTTCCTCAAACCAGCTGCTAAG ctcttcaggcTGCCTGAGGCAGGCAGCTCGTTGGATCACGAAGATGAGATCGGCGAATATGATTACAGTAACCCCAACGACACCTCCAAtttctgccctgcagcacag GCTGCAGATAGTGATGATGACAACGAGCCCGTTCAATTCATGGGCCAAACAGAGTTCAACATTACCTCTCAACCTGAGGGTCAAGATCACGAGCTCAATGGGATTGATGGTGTTGATATCACGATGTACGGGGAGCTGAACCTCATTGCTGAGCCTCAGAAG GTCAGTAAGATCGCAATTCAATACGCGAAGACAGCCAAGAAAATGGACATGAAGAGGTTGAAGCAAAGCATGTGGGACCTTCTCGCTGATATACAGAAGAACTCAGTGGCACAG ATTGAAGATGTGGAGAAACAGAGCGACATGTCAGTGGTGATGGGGGAGAAGGCCTTCAGCAGCGTCACAAAGGAACTGCTTCACAG GTTGCCTTCTGTGATGGCTAAAAATCTGTCTGTCCCTTTGGCCTTTGCCTGCCTCTTGCACTTGGCAAATGAGAAG aaccTGAAACTGAACGGCATGGAGGACCTGTCTGATATCATTGTGAAACAAGGAGACTGA
- the LOC140262542 gene encoding uncharacterized protein — MHPTSSRAVPVPLQPVPVPVVTYVGPQASTQPWVQGVQRQGAQLPPGGLPHTVVQLLPGGLPPNMVQLPPGGLPPTVVQLPPGGLPPTVVQLPQGGLPPNVVQLPSWGLPSSVVQLPHGGLPQIVTQLPHRGLPPSVVQLPPGGLPPNVVQLPHGGLPPNMVQLPSGGLPPTVVQLPPGGLPPNVAQLPPGAVPMVVGQLPPKGQDLPLLMLLPGGVKPSMPPQNAPAHYCQHPQLAGTLQPQQPMGREPGAVSHGEPPQPAGSCSLQAPGRRRRKVRKAPPRQHQVITVRCKLPAGWAQKGQPRGDAMVHTEDQQQPAPTTLH; from the exons ATGCatcccaccagcagcagagcagtacCAGTGCCACTGCAACCTGTCCCTGTCCCCGTTGTCACCTACGTGGGACCTCAGGCCTCTACCCAGCCATGGGTACAAGGCGTGCAGAGACAGGGAGCGCAGCTGCCacctggggggctgccccacacTGTGGTCCAGCTGCTACCTGGGGGGCTTCCCCCAAATATGGTtcagctgccacctggggggctgcccccaacTGTGGTccagctgccacctggggggctgcccccaaccGTGGTCCAGCTGCCACAAGGGGGGCTTCCCCCAAATGTGGTCCAGCTGCCATCTTGGGGGCTGCCCTCAAGTGTGGTTCAGCTGCCACATGGGGGGCTGCCCCAAATTGTGACCCAGCTGCCACATAGGGGGCTGCCTCCAAGTGTGGTccagctgccacctgggggGCTTCCCCCAAATGTGGTTCAGCTGCCACATGGGGGGCTTCCCCCAAATATGGTCCAGCTGCCATCTGGGGGTCTGCCCCCAACCGTGGTccagctgccacctggggggctgcccccaaatgtggctcagctgccacctggggCGGTCCCCATGGTTGTGGGTCAGCTCCCACCTAAGGGGCAGGACTTACCCCTCCTCATGCTCCTCCCTGGGGGGGTGAAGCCGAGTATGCCCCCCCAAAATGCCCCTGCCCACTATTGCCAACATCCCCAGCTGGCAGGGacgctgcagccccagcagccgaTGGGGCGCGAACCTGGGGCCGTGTCCCATGGGGAGcccccacagcctgcaggcagctgctcactgcaggcCCCCGGCCGCCGCCGCAGAAAGGTCCGCAAAGCTCCACCAAGGCAGCATCAGGTGATCACCGTGCGCTGCAAACTGCCCGCCGGCTGGGCACAGAAAGGTCAGCCCCGTGGAGATGCCATGGTGCACACAGAGGACCAGCAGCAACCAGCGCCCACCACC CTCCACTGA
- the TACR1 gene encoding substance-P receptor yields the protein MDDTPPLEAELEHRRLLNASLNESSANQFIQPPWQVALWAVAYTLIVVVSVVGNVVVMWIILAHKRMRTVTNYFLVNLAFAEASMSAFNTVVNFTYAIHNEWYYGLLYCKFHNFFPIAAVFASIYSMTAIALDRYMAIIHPLQPRLSATATKVVIGVIWLLAFLLAFPQGYYSVMEKLPGRLVCLVAWPEHSTDVYGKTYHFCMTVLIYFLPLLVIGCAYTVVSITLWASEIPGDSSDRYHEQVSAKRKVVKMMIIVVCTFALCWLPYHIYFTLQYFNPDWYLQKFIQQVYLAVMWLAMSSTMYNPIIYCCLNDRFRVGFKHAFRWCPFVSAAEYEGLEMKSARYLQTQSSMYKVSRIETTVSLAVGAAEEELEESKKGKRLSVDMTSNGSSRSDSKTVSESFSFYSNTLT from the exons ATGGATGACACCCCGCCACTGGAAGCGGAGCTGGAGCACCGCAGGCTTCTCAATGCCTCCCTGAACGAGTCCTCTGCCAACCAATTCATCCAGCCCCCGTGGCAGGTGGCCCTATGGGCCGTTGCCTACACCCTCATCGTGGTGGTGTCGGTGGTGGGGAACGTGGTGGTGATGTGGATCATCTTGGCACACAAGAGGATGCGCACCGTCACCAATTACTTCTTGGTGAACCTGGCTTTTGCTGAAGCCTCCATGTCTGCCTTCAACACGGTGGTGAACTTCACTTACGCCATTCACAACGAATGGTACTACGGGCTGCTCTACTGCAAGTTTCACAACTTCTTCCCCATCGCTGCCGTCTTTGCCAGCATCTACTCCATGACAGCCATCGCCCTGGACAG GTACATGGCCATCATCCACCCGCTGCAGCCCCGGCTCTCAGCCACCGCCACCAAAGTGGTCATAGGTGTCATCTGGCTCCTGGCTTTCCTGCTGGCCTTCCCACAGGGCTACTACTCAGTGATGGAGAAGCTGCCAGGCCGGCTGGTGTGCCTGGTGGCGTggccagagcacagcactgacgTGTATGGAAAAAC GTATCACTTCTGCATGACTGTCCTGATCTACTTCTTGCCACTGCTGGTGATAGGCTGCGCCTACACCGTGGTCAGCATCACCCTCTGGGCAAGCGAGATCCCCGGTGACTCCTCTGACCGCTACCACGAGCAGGTCTCGGCAAAGCGGAAG GTGGTGAAGATGATGATCATTGTGGTGTGCACGTTCGCGCTGTGCTGGCTGCCCTACCACATCTACTTCACCCTGCAGTATTTCAACCCCGACTGGTACCTGCAGAAGTTCATCCAGCAGGTCTACCTGGCTGTCATGTGGCTGGCCATGAGCTCCACCATGTACAACCCCATCATCTACTGCTGCCTCAATGACAG GTTCCGCGTGGGCTTCAAGCATGCATTCCGGTGGTGCCCGtttgtcagtgctgctgagtaCGAGGGGCTGGAGATGAAGTCAGCCAGGTACCtgcagacacagagcagcatgTACAAGGTCAGCAGGATAGAGACCACCGTGTCCTTGGCGGTTGGTGCAGCcgaggaggagctggaagagagcaaaaagGGCAAACGTCTCTCTGTAGACATGACCTCCAATGGCTCCTCACGCAGTGACTCCAAAACTGTCTCTGAAAGCTTCAGCTTCTACTCCAACACACTCACCTAA